One window of Candidatus Regiella endosymbiont of Tuberolachnus salignus genomic DNA carries:
- a CDS encoding LuxR family transcriptional regulator, producing MVNTIDHEKTIDSQCIKTESLGSLISFMENNEEPWGVKDCSSRFVYANKSTLRFSGLPSNFKMENKLDSECSGASWADFEADLQKQDREVEKNKKRGAMIQTNLWGREHTLCEKFPLFNNDKQCIGTVYHVRKFNFVSLYELFNDRIPPVLTTTPPDNKFKFTEKELEIIFCLLHTHMSAKEIGKKLNLSHRTVENKLQVLYKQKAGVNSSNQLREFCRAEGFDQYIPARFFKAGVQFI from the coding sequence ATGGTAAATACAATAGACCACGAAAAAACCATTGATTCTCAATGTATAAAGACAGAATCTTTGGGTTCACTTATCTCTTTTATGGAAAATAATGAAGAGCCTTGGGGAGTGAAGGATTGTAGCTCTCGCTTTGTGTATGCAAATAAATCGACGCTGAGATTTAGTGGATTACCTAGCAATTTTAAGATGGAAAATAAATTAGACAGTGAATGCTCGGGAGCTTCTTGGGCGGATTTCGAAGCTGACTTGCAAAAGCAAGATCGAGAGGTGGAGAAAAACAAAAAACGCGGTGCGATGATTCAAACTAACTTATGGGGAAGGGAGCACACCCTTTGCGAAAAATTTCCCCTCTTTAACAACGACAAGCAGTGTATTGGCACCGTATACCATGTAAGAAAGTTCAATTTTGTTTCTTTATATGAACTGTTTAACGACAGAATACCGCCAGTGCTAACTACAACGCCACCGGACAATAAATTTAAATTTACTGAAAAAGAACTTGAAATCATTTTCTGCTTGCTACATACCCATATGAGTGCGAAGGAAATAGGGAAAAAATTAAATCTTTCTCACCGCACAGTAGAAAATAAACTGCAAGTGCTATACAAGCAAAAAGCAGGCGTTAATTCATCAAATCAATTAAGAGAATTTTGCAGAGCAGAAGGTTTTGATCAGTATATCCCCGCCAGATTTTTTAAAGCTGGAGTGCAATTCATTTAA
- the istA gene encoding IS21 family transposase, which yields MLRREDHYMIKQRHQQGAFIVDIAHQIGCSEKTVRRHISYPAPPTAKRGKKQVAKLEPFKDYIDSRLSEQVWNAAVIFEEIREKGYRGGSAMLRRYIHPKRPLRASKNTVRFETLPGYQLQHDWGEIIVEVAGSACTVNFAVNTLGFSRRFHVFAAPKQDAEHTYESLVRSFNYFGGSVKNVLVDNQKAAVIKHGQNGHIEFNAGFLQLANHYGFSPRACKPYRPQTKGKTERMVGYVKHNFFTRYRQFESFAHVNQLLAMWLAKVADQRHLRQFKQTPENRFAEEKIALMPLPATDFDTSYFDLRQVAWDSYIDVRGNRYSVPSFWCGRAVNIRIGLDNTLRIYGDEQLLATHLLQEVTQGWQKVPEHHQALWQQVNRVASRSLSVYEELL from the coding sequence ATGCTAAGAAGAGAGGACCACTACATGATAAAACAACGCCATCAACAGGGGGCATTTATTGTTGATATTGCCCATCAGATAGGGTGTTCAGAAAAGACGGTGAGACGGCACATTAGCTATCCTGCGCCGCCAACAGCAAAACGCGGTAAAAAACAGGTTGCTAAACTCGAGCCCTTTAAAGACTACATCGATTCAAGGTTGAGTGAACAGGTTTGGAATGCGGCGGTTATTTTTGAGGAAATCCGTGAAAAAGGCTACCGGGGTGGGAGTGCGATGCTCCGACGTTATATACATCCCAAACGTCCGCTCAGGGCCTCGAAAAACACGGTACGCTTTGAAACCCTCCCCGGTTATCAACTTCAACACGATTGGGGAGAAATCATCGTTGAGGTGGCAGGCTCTGCCTGTACGGTTAATTTTGCCGTTAATACGCTCGGTTTTTCGCGTCGCTTTCATGTCTTTGCTGCCCCTAAGCAAGATGCTGAGCACACGTATGAATCGCTGGTTCGCAGCTTCAATTACTTCGGTGGCAGCGTAAAAAATGTCTTGGTAGATAACCAAAAAGCCGCTGTTATCAAACATGGACAAAATGGCCACATCGAGTTCAATGCGGGCTTCCTGCAACTGGCTAATCACTATGGGTTTAGCCCTCGCGCCTGTAAGCCTTATCGACCGCAAACGAAAGGCAAAACCGAACGGATGGTGGGCTATGTTAAACACAATTTTTTCACTCGCTACCGTCAGTTTGAGAGTTTCGCTCATGTTAATCAACTGCTAGCGATGTGGCTGGCGAAAGTGGCAGACCAGCGTCATCTTCGTCAATTCAAGCAGACACCGGAAAATCGTTTTGCTGAGGAAAAAATAGCCTTGATGCCACTCCCTGCGACTGATTTCGATACCAGCTACTTCGACCTACGACAAGTGGCATGGGACAGCTATATCGATGTCAGAGGTAATCGCTATAGCGTGCCTTCATTCTGGTGTGGTCGTGCGGTTAATATTCGTATCGGTTTAGATAATACGCTACGTATTTACGGCGATGAGCAACTGCTCGCGACGCATCTCTTGCAGGAGGTAACGCAGGGCTGGCAAAAGGTGCCAGAACATCATCAAGCCCTTTGGCAACAGGTCAATCGAGTAGCGTCTCGTTCGCTCAGTGTGTATGAGGAGCTACTCTGA
- a CDS encoding cytosine permease produces MNKMMPIGDDYSLSRIPLNARSSLLSVTLVRVGAITTLAQFMLGATLGHAMTFNQAMLATFLGSLILEFVSLGLGIAGAREGLSTSLLARWCGFGRLGSVIIGAGIMISLLGWFGILNAVLANSVDHALGGWLGFAWAAAISGILFTILVAFGFKALSWTAKIAVPLFFLAIGWISLTLLSGYSISELFSFVPTGEAMTIGAGATIVAGGYIVGALMTPDISRYCKNSWHVVWMTMICILIGEFIVNSIAIFIAHTLNTDDVVTIMTQTSGWLGLLTVILATVKINDVCLYSASLASANVIEGVSGKKWSRTWITLVLGTIGTGLSVMGILDNFTDFLLLLGVIFPPVAGVMLVDYYVLRASRHVLDVTRKIQQLPKEAPLIGWNAIIASIAGATVGLMIDWGVPSFNSLMTASVVYWVICSALSYSASSMGKKDTA; encoded by the coding sequence ATGAACAAGATGATGCCTATTGGTGATGATTATTCGCTTAGCCGTATCCCCTTGAATGCCCGGTCAAGTTTACTCAGCGTGACATTGGTTCGTGTCGGTGCCATCACAACCTTGGCTCAATTTATGTTAGGTGCCACCTTGGGCCACGCAATGACCTTTAATCAGGCGATGCTGGCCACATTTCTAGGAAGTTTAATCTTAGAGTTTGTTAGCCTTGGGCTGGGTATTGCGGGGGCGCGTGAAGGGCTTTCTACCAGCTTATTAGCGCGATGGTGTGGATTCGGGCGGTTAGGCTCAGTCATTATTGGTGCCGGGATCATGATAAGTTTACTGGGATGGTTTGGTATATTGAACGCCGTGTTGGCCAATAGTGTGGATCACGCTTTAGGAGGATGGCTAGGCTTTGCTTGGGCAGCCGCGATTTCAGGGATATTATTTACCATCTTGGTCGCATTTGGATTTAAAGCCTTGAGTTGGACGGCAAAAATCGCCGTTCCCCTGTTTTTTTTAGCGATCGGCTGGATTTCTTTAACGCTACTGTCGGGTTATTCTATCAGCGAATTATTTTCTTTTGTGCCTACTGGCGAGGCGATGACGATTGGTGCGGGAGCGACCATTGTGGCAGGAGGATATATTGTTGGCGCGTTGATGACACCAGATATTAGTCGCTACTGTAAAAATAGTTGGCATGTGGTGTGGATGACAATGATTTGTATTCTGATCGGTGAATTTATTGTCAATAGTATCGCTATTTTTATTGCTCATACCCTCAATACTGACGATGTGGTGACGATCATGACACAAACATCGGGATGGCTCGGACTCCTTACCGTTATCCTTGCTACCGTGAAAATCAATGATGTTTGCCTGTATTCTGCCTCTCTAGCCTCGGCAAATGTGATAGAAGGGGTAAGCGGAAAAAAATGGAGTCGTACCTGGATCACCCTTGTTTTAGGCACCATAGGCACAGGGCTTTCTGTGATGGGGATTTTAGATAATTTCACTGATTTTCTGCTGTTGCTTGGTGTGATTTTTCCTCCGGTAGCGGGCGTGATGCTGGTGGATTATTACGTGTTACGCGCCAGTCGTCACGTGCTAGATGTGACACGTAAGATACAGCAGCTGCCTAAAGAAGCCCCTTTAATTGGCTGGAATGCTATCATCGCGAGCATAGCGGGGGCTACTGTTGGTCTTATGATCGATTGGGGTGTGCCGTCTTTTAATTCGTTAATGACCGCCAGTGTGGTTTATTGGGTTATTTGCTCCGCGCTATCCTATAGCGCAAGCAGTATGGGTAAGAAGGATACAGCCTAA
- a CDS encoding PAS domain-containing protein — translation MNFELRQGGKGVRPMSVDILRDSASTRSQRRRNLKDEGYKEYFLGGYMSKAALSFLPEEVPAPLVSSWEDSGDPWGFKDHNARYLYANASFFDLLNLPLESNIEKLPDTKQSDSHFSQFLSQFTEQEQQAKKTKRKVSSIETYCFGREEKIQPYLFDKFPLLNAKKEYIGIIFHGKKMDFFTGEQYRNHESPVNFLVEKPDDFLTDQEFAVLFYLCEDANDAVIAEALSLSEEEVAQHRKTIYQKAQAESLASLNDFCKKRGYQGYVPQKLLRPSSVIIPFTEWDLNDLDSGNAQN, via the coding sequence ATGAATTTCGAGTTACGGCAAGGCGGCAAGGGTGTGAGACCGATGAGCGTAGACATACTACGTGATTCGGCGAGCACCCGCAGCCAACGCCGCCGTAACTTGAAAGACGAAGGGTATAAAGAATATTTTCTAGGAGGTTATATGTCTAAGGCTGCTTTATCATTTCTACCTGAAGAAGTTCCAGCGCCACTTGTTTCATCGTGGGAAGATAGCGGTGATCCTTGGGGATTCAAAGATCATAATGCACGTTATTTGTATGCAAATGCTTCTTTCTTTGATTTATTGAATTTGCCATTAGAATCTAATATCGAAAAATTACCGGACACTAAGCAATCCGATAGCCATTTTTCTCAATTTTTATCTCAATTTACTGAGCAAGAACAACAAGCGAAAAAAACCAAGAGAAAAGTATCTTCAATTGAAACCTATTGTTTTGGTCGAGAAGAAAAAATACAACCTTATCTTTTTGATAAGTTTCCATTGTTAAATGCTAAAAAAGAATATATCGGTATTATCTTTCACGGGAAAAAAATGGATTTTTTCACTGGTGAACAATACCGTAACCACGAATCTCCGGTTAATTTCCTGGTTGAAAAACCAGATGATTTTTTAACAGATCAGGAATTTGCAGTGCTTTTTTATCTTTGTGAAGACGCCAATGATGCGGTCATCGCTGAAGCATTATCACTCTCTGAAGAAGAGGTCGCACAGCACCGAAAAACTATTTATCAAAAGGCGCAAGCCGAGTCTCTAGCAAGCTTGAATGATTTTTGTAAAAAAAGGGGATATCAGGGTTACGTCCCACAAAAATTATTACGACCCAGTTCTGTCATAATTCCCTTTACTGAATGGGACTTAAATGATCTAGACTCGGGAAACGCTCAAAATTAA
- a CDS encoding TIGR01777 family oxidoreductase, which yields MHILITGATGLIGRAVTQKLLSLSHQITVLSRSPRKAFDLLGQKVTCWSTLSDQQHLNNVDAVINLAGEPIADKRWTAQQKERLCQSRWQITEQLATLINASSHPPSVFISGSAVGFYGDKKQEMVTEEISPQDEFTHQLCARWEQLALTAASDQTRVCLLRTGVVLAAKGGALAKMLPLFRLGLGGSMGEGYQYFPWIHIDDMVNAIDYLLTHDALQGAYNMVSPSPLRNEQFSAILASVLRRPAFLRAPASLIRLLMGESAVLVLGGQRAVPKRLQDAGFCFRYGDLEDALRECIAKSV from the coding sequence ATGCATATTTTGATAACCGGCGCAACCGGTTTAATTGGTCGTGCTGTTACCCAAAAGCTTCTGTCTCTTTCTCACCAAATAACCGTATTGAGCCGCTCTCCACGCAAAGCATTTGATCTACTTGGCCAGAAAGTCACTTGTTGGTCAACATTAAGCGATCAACAACATCTCAATAATGTGGATGCGGTCATCAATTTAGCGGGTGAGCCTATTGCTGATAAACGCTGGACGGCTCAACAAAAAGAGCGCTTATGTCAAAGCCGTTGGCAGATAACTGAACAATTAGCGACGCTGATCAATGCCAGCAGTCATCCCCCGAGCGTATTTATCTCTGGCTCGGCTGTCGGGTTCTACGGCGATAAAAAGCAGGAAATGGTCACTGAAGAAATATCGCCCCAGGATGAATTTACCCATCAACTGTGCGCGCGCTGGGAACAATTGGCATTAACGGCGGCAAGTGATCAAACTCGCGTCTGCCTGTTACGTACCGGTGTGGTATTGGCCGCAAAAGGGGGAGCATTGGCTAAAATGCTGCCTTTATTCCGTCTTGGTTTAGGTGGCTCGATGGGAGAAGGCTATCAATATTTTCCGTGGATCCATATTGATGACATGGTGAATGCAATTGATTATCTGCTGACGCATGACGCTCTACAGGGAGCCTACAATATGGTTTCCCCTTCACCCCTGCGTAACGAGCAATTCAGTGCCATACTGGCTAGCGTTTTGCGCCGTCCTGCCTTTTTACGCGCTCCTGCTAGTCTTATCCGCCTCTTGATGGGAGAATCTGCTGTGTTGGTGTTGGGAGGCCAGCGGGCTGTTCCCAAACGTTTGCAAGACGCCGGTTTTTGCTTTCGCTATGGTGATTTGGAAGACGCTTTGCGGGAATGTATAGCCAAATCAGTTTAA
- the istB gene encoding IS21-like element helper ATPase IstB: MMEMENLLIRLKMDYLGDALESLCEEATKKALNYREFLQQALAQEWNGRHQKGLESRLKQARLPWIKTLEQFDFTFQPSIDRKIIRELAGLRFVEHHENVILLGPPGVGKTHLAIALAVKAATAGHRVLFMPLDRLCCTLMKAKQENRLERQLQQLCYARVLILDEIGYLPMNREEASLFFRLLSRRYEKASIILTSNKSFTDWGDVFGDHILATAILDRLLHHSTTLNIKGESYRLKNKRKAGMLPIKTTDIIQAPGIETQQEN, from the coding sequence CTGATGGAAATGGAAAACTTGTTGATACGGTTAAAAATGGATTACCTGGGCGATGCGTTGGAGAGTTTATGTGAAGAAGCCACCAAGAAAGCACTGAACTACCGTGAATTTCTCCAGCAGGCATTAGCCCAGGAATGGAACGGGCGTCACCAAAAAGGCTTGGAATCGCGGTTAAAACAAGCACGTTTGCCGTGGATAAAAACCTTGGAGCAATTTGACTTTACTTTCCAACCAAGTATAGACAGGAAAATTATCCGCGAGCTGGCGGGGCTGAGGTTTGTCGAACATCATGAAAACGTCATTTTGTTAGGCCCACCTGGGGTAGGGAAAACGCATTTGGCGATAGCGCTGGCTGTCAAGGCAGCTACAGCTGGGCATCGGGTATTGTTTATGCCTCTGGATAGACTCTGCTGTACCTTAATGAAGGCAAAGCAAGAAAACCGTCTGGAACGCCAACTTCAGCAACTGTGCTATGCCAGGGTATTAATACTGGATGAAATCGGGTATTTACCGATGAATCGCGAAGAAGCTAGCCTATTTTTCAGGTTATTGAGCCGTCGTTATGAAAAGGCGAGCATCATTCTCACATCAAATAAAAGTTTTACTGATTGGGGGGACGTATTCGGTGATCACATTTTAGCAACTGCGATTTTAGACAGGCTTTTACATCATTCAACCACATTGAATATTAAAGGAGAAAGCTATCGACTCAAAAATAAACGCAAAGCAGGCATGTTGCCTATAAAAACGACTGATATTATCCAGGCGCCTGGAATAGAAACCCAACAGGAAAATTAG
- the adk gene encoding adenylate kinase, whose amino-acid sequence MRIILLGAPGAGKGTQAQFIVEKYSIPQISTGDMLRTVIQTNSELGIKAKKIMEAGKLVPDELAITLVKQRISQDDCRDGFLLDGFPRTLSQADAIVEAGINIDYVLEFDVPDQVIIERIAGRRIHAPSGRIYHLRFNPPKIENKDDVTGEPLTLRKDDQEATVRQRLIEYHQQTEPLLSYYRKQAAAGNTHYFKLDGTHKVSEIRDELTTILG is encoded by the coding sequence ATGCGTATCATTCTGCTGGGCGCTCCGGGCGCTGGTAAAGGCACTCAAGCTCAATTCATTGTGGAAAAGTATTCTATTCCACAAATTTCAACCGGTGATATGTTACGCACTGTCATTCAAACAAATTCTGAGCTCGGTATAAAAGCAAAAAAAATCATGGAAGCAGGGAAGTTAGTTCCTGATGAACTGGCCATCACATTGGTAAAGCAACGTATTAGTCAAGACGACTGCCGAGATGGTTTCTTACTCGATGGATTTCCTCGTACGCTTTCCCAAGCCGATGCCATCGTTGAAGCTGGTATCAACATTGATTATGTATTGGAGTTTGATGTACCCGACCAAGTGATTATTGAACGTATCGCTGGGCGCCGTATTCATGCCCCTTCTGGCCGCATTTATCACCTACGATTCAATCCGCCTAAAATTGAAAATAAAGACGATGTCACTGGTGAGCCACTCACTCTACGTAAAGACGATCAAGAAGCAACGGTACGTCAACGCCTGATTGAGTATCACCAACAAACGGAACCATTACTTTCCTACTATCGTAAGCAGGCCGCCGCTGGTAATACGCATTATTTTAAACTTGATGGCACTCACAAAGTCAGTGAAATCAGAGACGAACTTACCACCATCCTTGGTTAA
- a CDS encoding FG-GAP-like repeat-containing protein, giving the protein MKEKNETEDVPPAISSSSYAKKLSLYPRGVGYTNQDTIQPIFFLKQLIILPQDVTNRLIPDENSAPAPGITPRRRARRSVVMPRFNRGVAMVDTGITRYGRTSKVRNVSRDQRRHEKASSEEEQEQLRAQQKLMATHLMSDVTISAAKNKLNKIEKKRRPSRSSSRFRQVSPNVKSIRLTGAALGVLSAGFDLYHAVSAFRALSTTTDPKTRQDLIVKGSLYTAATSVGIGMAYVGALGGTAAAVGGPIAVALVVGIYATAEIYTMVRAIEEVERYVKNLTWVEKLKIAWLTFSGQMLSPDIENPLAAAHTKLELERARDSELERQMTALLLSDRFIDSLYFSRPNVTMIDRNFQQLFGKDHRGYERLVRDNIPPSEHLELEELQRSLTYEDYAGSSPDPYEVRRYTTYVASRHGAIKVTKAIYRYQSLRTAPNSYKAYSQGNFQEIDDTIDSHGRLSAGVIKRQFIGTHELVGKLVDPQGKSLTTRLNMIYNDNHAMMGDFNGDGHRDIGYFSPQGFYWLRAMGKGDYAAAERVKNVEALHAPTVRTLVADINKDNLDDIVIIGNSRDPIRILLAEPNGTFTDKPFTLTPGAFSRDAILIDIDKDGRADLVTFTINNINICYGNAHRTFDAPISFSVPASKRPPTNQSTYRLAGDINGDGCGDVVWFTEDGSMSILLGNPNRKTPFTVLKTKKSAAIEKLNGDFDTAQIQLYDMNGDGRADFVVIQDDGSYTVAYGKKNGEFSREKRDAVGEEDGKTVRYRPNILAVRRQQHILGISTGTDGYKALLSLNQQGEVNAHSFQATPITERKALYKLGGANDTLTGEQDKKNDFEVAAGRKQLTGGPLSDRFLLMGAAVPDTPSILKGGMDDSALDNADTVIAVAKPSAIYKGYYIDLTQGFVKYRYKDSSSTEPIHVANLQHIENAVGHRETDDILIGNDLANILDGVGGNDRIFAKGGNDIIRLQAGEAHGGQGVDIYHILQHNSQRHLSITLVETANQQENSSIILDYKAEQIIAINQVGGDVLLTLRSDSGSSTTLTLRDIYSAPQDNKRTLQHDYQLHTRDGFLIGWPPTVAARRNMGPFATILAAQYNPINDRSWKMRTQGLETESISVRLQSRNQQGQGQITISDRHGLIKSTAVLPRFMQLVMEVPLFNDIREGESGDDTYWYATGDGHDSIIEKGGNDRLTFISEEITKEKLWLKKENNDLIVLVNGSDSGDSLTIKDYYALSQRSGVESKIEKIEAGKYQLVGNNIDRMVMAMAAFSTSADELNMGARLDEIQQQINTLWVESTMRLTA; this is encoded by the coding sequence ATGAAAGAAAAAAATGAAACAGAAGACGTTCCCCCGGCAATTTCATCCTCTAGTTATGCTAAAAAATTGTCTCTCTATCCACGCGGCGTAGGTTACACCAATCAAGATACAATACAACCGATTTTTTTTCTAAAACAATTAATCATCCTCCCTCAGGATGTAACAAATCGGTTAATACCTGATGAAAATTCAGCGCCAGCACCTGGTATTACTCCTCGGAGAAGGGCGAGACGTTCCGTTGTTATGCCTCGTTTTAACAGAGGTGTTGCCATGGTGGATACTGGGATAACTCGGTACGGGCGTACGAGCAAGGTTCGTAATGTGTCTCGAGATCAAAGAAGACACGAAAAGGCTTCATCAGAAGAAGAGCAAGAACAATTACGGGCTCAACAAAAATTGATGGCTACGCACCTAATGTCTGATGTGACTATTAGTGCGGCTAAAAACAAGCTAAATAAAATTGAAAAAAAACGCCGACCTTCCCGATCTAGCTCTCGTTTTCGCCAAGTTAGCCCTAATGTTAAGTCAATACGATTAACCGGCGCAGCATTGGGTGTGTTATCGGCTGGGTTTGATTTATACCATGCTGTTTCGGCATTTCGTGCGTTGTCTACCACCACTGATCCTAAAACTAGGCAGGACTTGATAGTGAAAGGTTCACTCTATACAGCGGCGACAAGCGTAGGCATTGGGATGGCCTATGTCGGCGCATTAGGTGGAACTGCAGCCGCTGTGGGGGGGCCAATCGCTGTGGCGTTAGTCGTTGGGATATACGCAACCGCAGAGATTTATACCATGGTACGCGCAATAGAAGAGGTTGAACGCTATGTGAAAAATTTGACCTGGGTAGAAAAACTAAAAATAGCCTGGCTTACATTTAGTGGGCAGATGCTAAGCCCCGATATAGAAAATCCGCTGGCGGCTGCTCACACTAAGCTCGAACTAGAACGCGCTCGCGATAGCGAGTTGGAAAGGCAAATGACAGCGTTACTGCTCTCTGATCGTTTTATTGATAGCCTTTATTTCAGTCGGCCTAATGTTACGATGATAGACCGCAATTTTCAGCAACTCTTTGGTAAGGATCACCGTGGTTATGAGCGCCTGGTACGGGATAATATTCCTCCATCGGAACATCTCGAGCTCGAAGAACTGCAAAGGTCTTTGACTTATGAAGATTATGCCGGATCGAGCCCTGATCCCTATGAGGTGAGAAGATATACTACTTATGTGGCAAGCAGACACGGAGCGATAAAAGTGACGAAAGCCATTTACCGTTACCAGTCGCTTCGCACCGCCCCTAATAGCTATAAAGCTTATAGCCAAGGGAATTTTCAAGAGATTGACGATACCATTGATAGTCATGGCAGATTATCTGCTGGTGTGATTAAACGGCAGTTTATTGGCACGCACGAGCTGGTGGGCAAATTGGTCGATCCACAAGGCAAATCACTCACGACTCGTCTTAACATGATTTACAATGATAATCACGCGATGATGGGTGATTTTAACGGTGATGGCCACCGTGATATTGGCTATTTTTCTCCACAGGGATTTTATTGGCTACGTGCGATGGGGAAAGGCGATTATGCTGCAGCTGAGCGGGTTAAAAATGTCGAAGCGCTTCATGCTCCTACAGTGCGCACGCTGGTGGCAGATATTAACAAAGATAATCTAGACGATATTGTAATTATCGGTAATAGCCGAGATCCTATTCGTATTTTGCTGGCAGAGCCAAATGGCACCTTTACTGACAAACCATTCACACTAACGCCAGGCGCCTTTTCACGAGACGCTATATTGATCGATATTGATAAAGATGGCCGGGCGGATTTAGTAACATTTACTATAAATAATATCAACATCTGCTATGGTAACGCGCATCGCACTTTCGATGCCCCGATTTCCTTTTCAGTGCCAGCATCAAAACGCCCCCCAACAAATCAAAGTACTTATCGTCTGGCCGGCGATATCAATGGTGATGGGTGTGGAGACGTCGTTTGGTTTACCGAAGACGGGTCAATGTCTATTCTGCTGGGCAACCCAAACCGGAAAACCCCTTTTACCGTGCTGAAAACAAAAAAGAGCGCTGCAATAGAAAAGCTAAATGGGGATTTTGATACGGCGCAAATACAGCTGTATGACATGAATGGTGATGGCCGTGCCGATTTTGTGGTGATCCAAGATGATGGCAGCTATACCGTCGCCTATGGGAAAAAGAATGGCGAATTTAGTCGGGAAAAACGGGATGCCGTAGGCGAAGAAGATGGAAAAACGGTGCGCTATCGTCCTAACATACTGGCGGTTCGTCGCCAGCAGCATATCCTTGGGATCAGCACAGGTACTGATGGTTACAAAGCGTTATTGTCTCTTAATCAGCAAGGGGAAGTAAACGCCCATAGCTTTCAGGCTACGCCGATAACAGAGAGAAAAGCGCTTTACAAATTAGGCGGGGCTAATGATACGCTGACTGGTGAGCAGGATAAGAAAAATGACTTTGAAGTTGCAGCAGGGAGAAAACAATTGACAGGCGGGCCGCTTTCAGACCGATTTTTGTTGATGGGCGCCGCTGTGCCGGATACACCAAGTATCCTGAAAGGAGGAATGGATGATAGCGCCCTCGATAATGCTGATACAGTGATCGCTGTCGCCAAACCAAGCGCAATATACAAGGGTTACTACATCGATCTTACCCAAGGTTTTGTCAAGTATCGTTACAAGGATAGCAGCAGCACAGAACCAATACATGTCGCTAACTTGCAGCATATCGAAAACGCCGTAGGGCACCGTGAAACTGATGATATATTGATAGGTAATGATCTGGCCAACATTCTCGATGGCGTGGGCGGCAATGATCGTATTTTTGCTAAAGGTGGTAATGACATTATCAGGTTGCAAGCCGGTGAAGCACACGGTGGGCAGGGGGTCGATATCTATCATATTTTGCAACATAACAGTCAACGACATCTATCGATAACATTGGTAGAAACCGCAAATCAGCAAGAAAACAGCAGCATCATACTGGACTATAAGGCAGAGCAAATTATCGCGATTAACCAGGTAGGTGGCGATGTTTTGCTGACGCTACGTAGCGATAGTGGTTCGTCCACGACTTTGACATTACGTGATATTTACAGTGCCCCTCAAGATAATAAAAGAACATTACAGCATGACTATCAGCTGCATACCCGTGATGGGTTCTTAATAGGATGGCCGCCTACCGTAGCGGCACGCCGAAATATGGGTCCGTTTGCTACTATTCTAGCCGCTCAATACAACCCAATAAATGATCGAAGCTGGAAAATGCGCACGCAAGGCTTAGAAACGGAAAGTATATCGGTTCGTTTACAATCACGTAATCAACAGGGACAGGGGCAAATCACTATTTCGGATCGTCATGGTTTGATAAAGAGTACCGCCGTATTACCTAGATTTATGCAATTGGTGATGGAAGTCCCCTTATTTAACGATATCAGGGAAGGAGAAAGCGGCGATGATACTTATTGGTATGCCACCGGGGACGGTCACGATAGCATTATTGAAAAAGGAGGTAATGACCGCTTAACGTTCATATCAGAAGAAATCACCAAAGAAAAACTATGGTTGAAAAAAGAAAACAATGATTTGATTGTCTTGGTGAATGGCTCAGATTCAGGTGATAGCCTGACGATAAAAGATTATTACGCTCTATCACAACGCTCAGGGGTTGAATCAAAGATAGAAAAAATAGAAGCAGGGAAGTATCAATTAGTAGGCAATAACATCGACAGAATGGTGATGGCGATGGCGGCTTTCTCAACTAGCGCTGATGAGTTGAACATGGGTGCACGGCTTGATGAAATACAGCAGCAAATCAACACACTATGGGTAGAAAGCACGATGAGGTTGACAGCCTAA